In Drosophila ananassae strain 14024-0371.13 chromosome Y unlocalized genomic scaffold, ASM1763931v2 tig00000095, whole genome shotgun sequence, a single window of DNA contains:
- the LOC116655649 gene encoding 52 kDa repressor of the inhibitor of the protein kinase-like, giving the protein MSGQFKGCAAIVRKTCPDALYLHCANHNLNLAITHACDISSIRNCMSTVKAVVNFFRNSNKAGNLLKSHILAANSGAKQTRLLKFCETRWVEHLASLSLFFEVLQFICSALEDMNEMNIKSDGVQPNTLLASIRTAEFIIALTVLKPIFSLTKNLSLFLQQEDCDLSQCVSYANDVHQQIKQMRVQATEKFSEIFILATEAAETIDAELTVPRRVGRQKNRDNYEGSIEDYYRRSIYIPFLDKYSEELESRFLEQRNILSRIQNIIPEKCADIDVSELHDTVQTLKEEWPNDIPVFTEEFEAEIELWKRKCSNLSKEKPIKTFIEALDVCDETFYPTVYRFLQIGATLPVTVASSERSFSTLRRLKTYLRNKTGEQRLNGLALLNIHRDLEVTSDAILSIMAQKPRKIDITL; this is encoded by the exons ATGAGCGGACAATTCAAAGGCTGTGCGGCTATTGTCAGAAAAACGTGTCCAGATGCTCTTTACTTGCATTGCGCTAATCATAACTTAAATTTAGCCATCACACACGCATGCGATATATCATCAATCCGAAATTGCATGTCAACTGTCAAAGCGGTAGTGAATTTCTTCCGTAATTCAAACAAGGCTGGAAATTTGTTGAAGTCACATATCCTCGCAGCGAACTCTGGAGCGAAGCAGACCCGTCTTCTCAAATTTTGTGAAACGCGTTGGGTTGAACATTTGGCATCGCTCAGTTTGTTTTTCGAAGTGTTACAATTTATTTGCTCAGCACTTGAAGACATGAATGAAATGAACATCAAATCTGATGGTGTTCAGCCAAATACATTGCTTGCGTCTATTCGGACGGCTGAGTTCATCATAGCGTTGACTGTGCTGAAACCTATCTTCAGCTTGACGAAAAATCTGAGCCTGTTCCTCCAACAGGAAGACTGCGATTTGAGCCAATGCGTCAGTTACGCGAACGATGTGCACCAACAAATCAAGCAGATGCGAGTACAAGCTACAGAAAAATTCAGCGAAATCTTTATTTTAGCGACTGAAGCAGCAGAAACCATTGATGCTGAGCTGACTGTTCCTCGACGAGTAGGACGACAGAAAAATCGGGACAACTACGAAGGGAGTATTGAAGATTACTATCGTCGATCAATTTACATTCCGTTCTTGGACAAATACTCAGAAGAGCTCGAGTCGAGATTTTTGGAACAAAGGAATATTCTCTCCAGGATACAAAACATCATTCCGGAGAAATGTGCGGACATTGATGTGTCTGAATTACACGATACTGTTCAAACCTTGAAAGAAGAATGGCCAAATGACATCCCTGTATTCACCGAAGAATTCGAAGCAGAAATTGAGTTGTGGAAAAG AAAATGTTCAAATCTTTCCAAAGAGAAGCCCATAAAAACATTCATCGAAGCTTTGGACGTTTGCGATGAAACATTCTATCCAACGGTATACCGATTTCTTCAGATCGGTGCAACACTGCCAGTAACAGTGGCTTCGAGCGAACGGTCGTTCTCTACACTACGAAGATTGAAGACATATTTACGCAATAAGACTGGAGAGCAAAGATTGAATGGATTGGCGCTTCTAAACATTCACCGGGAtctggaagtaacctctgacGCAATATTGAGTATAATGGCCCAAAAACCAAGAAAGATCGATATTACATTGTGA